One genomic segment of Thermogemmatispora onikobensis includes these proteins:
- the mutM gene encoding bifunctional DNA-formamidopyrimidine glycosylase/DNA-(apurinic or apyrimidinic site) lyase, which yields MPELPEVEYTARQVRAALVGASIAEALVFWERSIARPDSDAFCQEIAGRRIEGVRRRGKLLLLDLSGDYLLTIHRRMTGNLLVLPPGWHLDCRLRKQDRASWERVGPAFLNESYQCRCQEKRQGEQEETLCLLHDQPFYCRVCFTLADGRRLLYNDLRKFGKLALWSRGQEAEALAGLGLEPLGPDFTSERLALLLQGKKRPIKQVLLEQTLIAGLGNIYADEALFVASIHPLRRADTLSCEEVAVLRQAIVAVLQLGIEHGGTSFNDYRGLWGEAGSNYAHMQVYQRTGQPCRRCGTAIQRISVAQRSTHFCPHCQPVSQSARPSCGQP from the coding sequence ATGCCAGAATTACCAGAAGTTGAATATACGGCGCGTCAGGTACGCGCTGCTCTTGTTGGAGCCAGTATTGCGGAAGCGCTGGTCTTTTGGGAGCGGAGCATCGCCCGGCCTGACAGCGACGCCTTCTGTCAAGAAATCGCCGGGCGACGCATAGAAGGAGTCCGCCGCCGCGGCAAGCTGCTCCTGCTAGACCTTAGCGGTGACTATCTGCTGACCATCCACCGGCGCATGACCGGCAACCTGCTTGTCCTGCCCCCTGGCTGGCATCTTGACTGCCGGCTCCGGAAGCAGGACCGGGCGTCGTGGGAACGGGTGGGGCCAGCCTTTCTCAACGAGAGTTATCAGTGCCGTTGTCAGGAGAAGCGGCAAGGGGAGCAGGAAGAAACCCTCTGTCTGCTGCATGACCAGCCATTCTACTGTCGTGTCTGCTTCACATTAGCCGATGGGAGGCGCTTACTCTATAACGACCTGCGCAAATTTGGCAAGCTGGCCCTCTGGTCCCGCGGCCAGGAGGCTGAGGCTCTGGCTGGCCTGGGTCTCGAACCGCTCGGCCCGGACTTCACCAGCGAGCGGCTGGCCCTGCTGCTACAAGGAAAGAAGCGACCGATCAAGCAAGTACTTCTTGAGCAAACTCTGATCGCCGGTTTAGGGAACATCTATGCCGACGAAGCCCTGTTTGTAGCGTCCATCCATCCTTTGCGCCGGGCCGACACGCTCAGCTGCGAAGAAGTGGCCGTCCTGCGCCAGGCGATCGTCGCGGTGCTCCAGCTCGGCATCGAGCATGGAGGAACCTCCTTCAACGACTATCGCGGCCTTTGGGGAGAAGCCGGCAGCAACTATGCCCATATGCAGGTCTACCAGCGCACTGGTCAGCCCTGTCGACGCTGCGGTACAGCGATCCAGCGCATCAGCGTTGCTCAGCGGAGTACCCATTTCTGCCCGCACTGCCAACCAGTCAGTCAGTCCGCCCGCCCGTCCTGCGGCCAGCCTTAG
- a CDS encoding DUF3267 domain-containing protein, with translation MIDRFHPQRRRELQAALDAGLVLLRGEVSLLEPPLLYPLTLLSFLLLFIGLAGFGALALMALSWRSLHGWSAGRADLLHLLMWLAVSGGVYLVLLPLHELLHGLVFRFWGGRPYYGMRLPVALYCGARGQLFWRNQYLTVGLTPCLVLSLLLALLMWCWPAIAPYLVLAGAGHLSGCAGDLLAIWLLLRYPSHLCIEDTEAGFRVWEIFPLLLDSDPPTRAN, from the coding sequence ATGATCGATCGCTTCCACCCTCAACGACGTCGAGAGCTTCAGGCTGCTCTCGACGCAGGGCTAGTTCTCCTGCGAGGAGAAGTTTCGCTACTAGAGCCACCCTTGCTCTATCCGCTGACGCTGCTCAGTTTTTTGCTCCTGTTCATTGGGTTGGCGGGCTTTGGCGCGCTGGCTCTGATGGCGCTCAGCTGGCGATCCCTTCACGGCTGGTCCGCAGGGAGAGCCGATCTCCTGCACCTGCTCATGTGGCTCGCGGTCAGCGGCGGCGTTTATCTGGTCCTGCTGCCCCTGCACGAGCTCCTGCATGGGCTGGTCTTCCGGTTCTGGGGAGGACGGCCCTATTATGGGATGCGCCTCCCTGTGGCCCTCTATTGCGGAGCGCGTGGTCAGCTCTTCTGGCGCAACCAGTATCTCACCGTCGGCCTGACTCCCTGTCTGGTCCTCTCCCTTCTCCTGGCCCTGCTCATGTGGTGCTGGCCAGCAATCGCCCCGTACCTGGTCCTGGCTGGGGCTGGTCATCTCTCCGGCTGTGCTGGTGACTTGCTGGCGATCTGGCTCCTCTTGCGCTATCCGTCCCACCTTTGCATTGAAGATACAGAGGCGGGCTTTCGGGTGTGGGAAATTTTCCCCCTCCTACTTGATTCCGATCCCCCTACCCGAGCCAACTGA
- the larB gene encoding nickel pincer cofactor biosynthesis protein LarB translates to MSHQSDEQWELFVELEQLSKRPEVHSSEGSQPASLSVQSEPVTVRPDPGRERRKGAPEVIFGETKETAQVIAMAEALLAGSGRAIVSRMRSETKEALLDVFRSYTIRLREAARAMVISRPDFVRPDTGGHVGIITAGTSDVPVAEEAALLAEEMGCRVTCIYDVGVAGLHRLVGPLRDLLSNGVDAIVVAAGMDGALPSVVAGLVPVPVIGLPTSVGYGLGGKGMAALLSMLQTCAPGLAVVNIDNGVGAGITAALIANRVAQARKHPLR, encoded by the coding sequence ATGAGTCATCAGTCTGACGAACAGTGGGAGCTGTTCGTAGAGCTGGAGCAGCTGAGCAAGAGGCCGGAGGTGCACAGCAGTGAGGGATCGCAACCAGCGTCGTTGTCTGTGCAGTCCGAACCGGTCACAGTTCGTCCTGATCCTGGTCGTGAGCGCAGGAAAGGGGCGCCGGAAGTCATCTTTGGGGAGACCAAAGAGACGGCGCAGGTGATTGCCATGGCCGAGGCGTTGCTGGCTGGTTCAGGGCGAGCGATTGTCAGCCGCATGCGCTCAGAGACGAAGGAAGCACTCCTTGACGTCTTTCGTAGTTACACCATTCGTCTGCGCGAAGCCGCCAGAGCGATGGTCATCTCCAGGCCCGATTTTGTGCGTCCCGACACGGGGGGGCACGTTGGCATCATCACGGCAGGTACCTCCGATGTCCCGGTAGCGGAGGAGGCGGCCCTTCTTGCCGAGGAAATGGGCTGCCGCGTGACCTGTATCTATGACGTGGGGGTGGCAGGGTTGCACCGTCTGGTTGGCCCGCTGCGCGACCTGCTCTCGAACGGCGTAGATGCGATCGTGGTGGCCGCTGGCATGGATGGGGCGCTCCCTTCAGTTGTGGCAGGACTGGTTCCTGTCCCTGTCATTGGCTTGCCCACTTCGGTTGGCTACGGCCTGGGCGGCAAGGGCATGGCCGCCCTGCTGTCAATGCTGCAGACGTGTGCCCCGGGCCTCGCCGTCGTCAATATC